The following proteins are encoded in a genomic region of Novosphingobium sp. PP1Y:
- a CDS encoding pilus assembly protein TadG-related protein: MKLRPVASLPEARDGVVGPMLAVLGVSLLAAAGLALDVALYYVGERDLRAATEAAALAASMNPGNAEERARDYLTRNGYDGDVLQSVEVGRYCPDVSVDPNQRFDPSFTRCPGNGVANAVRLHTKRASRRFLTGVFDEAVIPDMEVTASAARIDEAGIGITSGLLTVTNPLVNVVNDLLGALLGIKLRLNQSDIEGMMGANVDAGLFFDALAKRSGSTGTYGDLVAGTYGIKDIVMSAADATSNIAAKLGLHSLGSQVTNSYQVPLSDLFGLGVWKNMPVGHADSPPSLRAGINAYQLVTFAIQAGPGVIDLSDAVSLAVPGSIVKIGAIATGPADRPRFSFGPAGETSVGTSLLRLQILLGLGDINLLGFPISESVPVLIDVAAAHAEISQIECTDTAEQGRDTRVNVTASSGLVNAYIGKAPANALTRPVPPITADDISQVRLLNVLNLVTVDARAVAQPVFGKSSTLTFGPGGNGTIGSPDSPGSPASVGNGAQVGPLISSLVDGLMAPDGLQIELLGLCLPIVCQGSEDTLRQTLLGAITTPLSGLVGNTADPLLDFVLEALGIQLGHATVWATGARCGVPVLI; the protein is encoded by the coding sequence GTGAAGCTGCGGCCGGTTGCCTCCTTGCCCGAAGCGCGCGACGGCGTTGTCGGACCGATGCTGGCGGTACTTGGTGTATCGCTTCTGGCAGCCGCCGGCCTCGCGTTGGATGTCGCGCTGTACTACGTCGGTGAACGCGACTTGCGCGCAGCCACCGAAGCGGCGGCCCTTGCCGCTTCCATGAACCCCGGCAATGCCGAGGAACGCGCGCGCGATTACCTCACCCGCAATGGCTATGACGGCGACGTCCTGCAATCGGTCGAAGTCGGACGATACTGTCCTGACGTATCGGTCGATCCGAACCAACGTTTCGACCCTTCGTTCACGCGATGCCCCGGCAATGGCGTCGCCAATGCGGTGCGGCTTCACACGAAAAGGGCCAGCCGGCGCTTCCTCACCGGCGTTTTCGACGAGGCCGTCATTCCCGATATGGAAGTGACCGCTTCAGCGGCCCGGATCGACGAAGCCGGAATCGGTATCACTTCTGGATTGCTCACTGTGACCAATCCGCTGGTGAACGTCGTCAACGATCTGCTCGGTGCCCTGCTCGGCATCAAGCTGCGGCTCAACCAGTCCGACATCGAAGGCATGATGGGGGCCAATGTTGACGCGGGCTTGTTTTTCGATGCACTGGCCAAGCGTAGCGGCAGCACCGGCACTTACGGCGATCTCGTGGCCGGGACTTACGGTATCAAAGACATCGTCATGTCCGCAGCCGATGCCACGTCGAATATCGCGGCGAAACTCGGCCTGCATTCGCTGGGCTCGCAAGTGACGAACAGCTACCAGGTGCCGCTCTCGGACCTGTTTGGGCTCGGCGTCTGGAAGAACATGCCGGTAGGTCATGCGGATTCGCCGCCCTCGCTGCGTGCCGGGATCAATGCCTACCAGCTCGTTACCTTCGCCATTCAGGCCGGTCCCGGCGTCATCGACCTGTCCGACGCGGTAAGCCTGGCCGTGCCCGGCAGCATCGTGAAGATCGGCGCGATCGCAACGGGCCCTGCCGACCGTCCTCGCTTCTCATTCGGCCCCGCCGGCGAAACGAGCGTCGGGACTTCGCTACTGCGGCTCCAGATCCTGCTCGGGCTGGGCGATATCAATCTACTCGGCTTTCCGATCAGCGAGTCCGTGCCGGTCCTTATTGATGTCGCCGCTGCACATGCCGAGATTTCCCAGATTGAATGCACAGACACGGCGGAGCAAGGCCGCGACACCCGGGTCAATGTCACCGCGAGTTCGGGTCTGGTGAATGCCTATATCGGCAAGGCACCGGCCAATGCCCTCACCCGTCCGGTCCCGCCCATTACGGCTGACGACATCAGCCAGGTGCGGCTCCTGAATGTCCTCAACCTCGTGACTGTAGACGCGCGCGCCGTTGCCCAGCCTGTGTTCGGCAAAAGCTCCACGCTCACGTTCGGGCCCGGCGGCAATGGGACGATCGGCTCCCCCGACAGTCCAGGCTCTCCTGCAAGCGTTGGGAACGGGGCACAGGTCGGGCCGCTCATCAGTTCGCTTGTCGACGGCCTGATGGCGCCGGATGGCCTGCAGATCGAGCTGCTTGGACTGTGCCTGCCCATCGTCTGTCAGGGCAGCGAGGATACACTGCGCCAGACCTTGCTGGGCGCGATCACGACGCCGCTGAGCGGTCTTGTCGGAAATACCGCCGATCCCTTGCTGGATTTCGTTCTCGAAGCGCTCGGGATCCAGCTGGGACACGCCACGGTATGGGCGACGGGTGCGCGCTGCGGAGTGCCTGTGCTGATCTGA
- a CDS encoding Flp family type IVb pilin, whose product MIDYTRYLIRSLIRDERGLTAVEYAVLGGIVVAGIVAIGSGFQDNLATAFSNLFASATS is encoded by the coding sequence ATGATTGACTACACGCGTTACCTGATCCGCTCGCTGATCCGCGACGAGCGCGGCCTGACCGCTGTGGAATATGCGGTCCTTGGCGGCATCGTGGTTGCCGGAATTGTGGCTATCGGAAGTGGTTTTCAGGATAATCTGGCAACGGCCTTCTCGAATCTTTTCGCCAGCGCGACAAGCTGA
- a CDS encoding TadE/TadG family type IV pilus assembly protein, with protein sequence MDDLLHRLSRCRAGMAALEFVFLAPALLMLVFSIIVYSLYFAAYFGVRQAASEGARTALAGLSSDERISLATTRAQEIVDSYGNLLGSGKDAVITTSTDGANAFMVTVSYDISDSPIMRYASILPLPATDMKASATVTNGGY encoded by the coding sequence ATGGATGACCTGCTGCACCGCCTATCTCGTTGCCGTGCCGGCATGGCGGCGCTGGAGTTCGTGTTCCTGGCTCCGGCGCTGCTGATGCTGGTCTTCTCCATCATCGTCTATTCGCTGTACTTCGCAGCCTATTTCGGTGTGCGACAAGCGGCTTCGGAAGGTGCGCGTACCGCACTGGCTGGACTATCCAGCGACGAGCGCATCAGCCTTGCCACAACCCGCGCGCAGGAGATCGTGGACAGTTACGGAAATCTCTTGGGTTCGGGCAAGGATGCCGTGATCACCACCTCAACGGACGGCGCCAACGCCTTCATGGTCACCGTGAGCTACGACATAAGCGACAGTCCGATCATGCGCTACGCCAGCATCCTGCCCCTGCCCGCGACGGACATGAAAGCAAGCGCCACCGTCACGAATGGAGGCTATTGA
- a CDS encoding response regulator, which translates to MNLMSQNWRLKLGSLFNPNQIEANEETELASLVQDKHSGSVLIVDDDPDWGEECSYALRAMGYEPLHALTPQDALRLYLDSDTTIAIIDYNMPGKDGISLIHELARHAQTLGRQLHIVMATGYATKDIAVDAMRASVSDFLEKPIHPSDLRRALQRISGLQDNPAARETLLTKMSSLSSELNRLAQLIHEPQPNGTGSLKPMLGHSNNGLQFKGPAIDRSVLCDFIRDQLRKESKRRGIGGGALFGDPTWEMLLDLLLAKIEGRTVSVSSACIASGAPMSTALRLVRRLVTEDVLCRIPDEKDKRRHFLIINPKFEQPLIDYLSDQISLMNPGV; encoded by the coding sequence ATGAACCTCATGTCTCAGAATTGGCGGTTGAAATTGGGATCACTTTTCAATCCAAACCAGATCGAAGCTAACGAAGAAACCGAACTGGCTTCTCTCGTTCAGGACAAGCACTCCGGGAGCGTACTGATCGTCGACGACGATCCCGACTGGGGCGAAGAGTGCTCCTACGCCTTGCGAGCCATGGGCTACGAGCCCCTCCATGCTCTAACCCCCCAGGATGCCCTGCGGCTATATCTCGACAGCGATACGACTATCGCGATCATCGATTACAACATGCCCGGCAAAGATGGCATTTCGCTGATCCATGAACTTGCTCGCCATGCTCAAACGCTCGGCCGCCAGTTGCACATCGTCATGGCGACCGGCTATGCGACGAAAGACATTGCCGTGGACGCAATGCGTGCCTCGGTCTCGGATTTCCTCGAGAAGCCGATTCACCCTTCCGATCTGCGGCGCGCGTTGCAGCGCATCAGCGGGCTACAGGACAACCCGGCCGCTCGCGAAACCTTGTTGACCAAGATGTCGAGCCTTAGTTCCGAGCTGAACAGGCTGGCACAGCTTATCCATGAACCACAACCGAATGGCACGGGCAGCCTGAAACCGATGCTCGGACATTCGAACAATGGGCTACAGTTCAAAGGCCCGGCGATCGACAGATCCGTTCTTTGCGATTTCATTCGCGATCAACTGCGGAAGGAGTCGAAACGGCGCGGCATCGGTGGAGGAGCCCTGTTCGGCGATCCGACCTGGGAAATGCTCCTGGACCTGCTGCTTGCCAAGATTGAAGGTCGTACAGTCTCTGTATCCAGTGCCTGCATCGCATCCGGTGCGCCGATGAGCACGGCACTGCGCCTGGTCCGGCGACTGGTCACGGAAGACGTTCTCTGCCGCATCCCCGACGAAAAGGACAAACGGCGACACTTCTTGATCATCAATCCCAAGTTCGAACAACCCTTGATCGATTACCTTTCCGATCAGATCAGCCTCATGAATCCCGGCGTTTGA
- a CDS encoding prepilin peptidase, which produces MNWPLTGQSEPHNAAMMSAALLLAVGFLCMASMIDVRQRRIPNEISLAVALLAIPFCYGAAGGPGLLSLLRHLSVPLLLAVPMSILFALRILGGGDVKLILASSLWVPPEKIATLAMIVILLGGLVAVLMQLLDMIFQAVKPESVPYGLPIAAGVLVLQVPTLRQIATILGTGW; this is translated from the coding sequence ATGAATTGGCCGCTGACAGGACAATCCGAACCGCACAATGCAGCCATGATGTCTGCTGCCTTGCTGTTGGCAGTAGGCTTTCTTTGTATGGCCTCTATGATCGACGTACGTCAGCGCCGGATTCCAAACGAAATCAGCCTCGCGGTGGCCCTTCTGGCCATTCCTTTCTGCTATGGCGCTGCAGGAGGCCCAGGCTTGCTGTCGCTTTTGCGGCACCTGTCCGTACCGCTTCTGCTGGCCGTTCCCATGAGCATCCTCTTCGCGCTCAGGATCCTTGGCGGGGGAGATGTCAAACTGATCCTAGCCAGTTCCTTGTGGGTTCCGCCAGAGAAGATTGCTACCTTGGCAATGATTGTAATCCTGCTGGGAGGACTGGTCGCGGTTCTCATGCAACTGCTCGACATGATTTTCCAGGCCGTGAAGCCCGAAAGTGTCCCTTATGGATTGCCTATAGCCGCTGGGGTGCTTGTCTTGCAGGTGCCCACCTTGCGACAGATTGCCACCATTCTGGGTACCGGTTGGTAA
- a CDS encoding 2OG-Fe(II) oxygenase — protein MKNVWEVWPTALTKAECDAITKRALSYPQQDATVGFADQRRANSGHRTSQIRWLDANREKDIVSRIMTFVSSSNRTNFGADIVAPFDLQFTQYNATNAGHYDWHQDVWLESPRPFDRKLSVVVQLSEPDEYNGGEFEFFGLQNPGATFANRGSMLIFPSFLQHRVLPVVNGRRQSLVTWVEGPKWR, from the coding sequence ATGAAGAACGTATGGGAAGTCTGGCCTACAGCCCTCACGAAAGCTGAATGCGACGCGATTACCAAGCGCGCACTCAGTTACCCGCAGCAGGATGCCACTGTCGGTTTCGCAGATCAGCGCCGAGCCAATAGCGGGCACCGCACGTCACAGATCCGCTGGCTCGATGCCAACCGTGAGAAAGATATCGTTTCACGCATCATGACATTTGTCAGTTCATCGAACCGTACCAATTTCGGCGCCGACATTGTCGCACCATTCGACCTGCAATTTACGCAGTACAACGCGACCAATGCCGGTCATTACGATTGGCATCAGGACGTGTGGCTGGAATCTCCGCGGCCATTCGACCGCAAGCTCTCCGTTGTCGTGCAGCTCAGTGAGCCGGATGAGTACAACGGTGGGGAGTTCGAATTCTTCGGGCTGCAAAACCCGGGTGCCACATTTGCCAATCGGGGGAGCATGCTGATCTTCCCATCGTTTTTGCAGCATCGGGTTCTTCCCGTGGTCAACGGAAGGCGCCAGAGCCTTGTGACCTGGGTGGAAGGGCCGAAATGGCGCTGA
- a CDS encoding ShlB/FhaC/HecB family hemolysin secretion/activation protein, which produces MKLARAIIGFAVAVATCALTTGANAQDAGQVSTQFNPAANIDRDRMDRIEPNIPERSNAPEAPRPSIEVAAPTKPSAVAAIELTKVKFEGATLAQDVLEGAVAPYLGSRLTRPNLQKVANAVSQAYATSDIAFYSVSIPTQVPRGGVLIVRVLEGRIGNYTIEHESRSTPTRLIAAHMRRLMQETPTHKSSIERTLSLLRDIPGQTIEAKLKSAGRPGEVTMTLNVRRKQVEVTLDVNNSGVTNVTSGVQSQLGIAVNGLIREGDTTRFSGYIPFTPDRYQFYSASHATPLGSNGTTLAVNGAYVRTRTRSADILGEAKQVGLSLSHRLIRSYHKNLVISASLDGTNSQHYFLDTAFGGFRTRAIRIGATWSAVGKTGGYGVSGTVSQGLDALGAKEIAGFSEAKFRKVNIQLTAVKDLGSGLSGKVTSRAQYTQDKLPTTERFSLGGEGAGMAYRVGTITADKAIAAGLEVGWKLKSGKGLFNNFQIFAYTDGALGKSSSRQSIGIASKKYSLASAGGGIRISPIKGWTAQVQIAVPVKSPRDFYEKKPRFFFSVTRRV; this is translated from the coding sequence ATGAAGCTCGCGCGGGCCATTATCGGCTTTGCGGTAGCAGTCGCAACTTGCGCGCTCACCACCGGGGCTAATGCACAGGATGCCGGTCAGGTCTCCACCCAATTCAATCCGGCAGCGAATATCGATCGCGATCGCATGGATCGCATCGAGCCGAATATTCCGGAGCGCAGCAATGCACCGGAAGCGCCGCGGCCATCGATCGAAGTTGCCGCACCGACGAAACCAAGTGCCGTTGCGGCGATCGAACTTACCAAGGTCAAGTTCGAAGGGGCCACGCTCGCACAGGACGTCCTCGAAGGAGCGGTTGCTCCCTACCTTGGTTCGCGATTGACGCGGCCCAACCTGCAGAAGGTCGCCAATGCAGTAAGCCAAGCCTATGCGACTAGCGACATTGCATTCTACTCTGTGAGCATTCCCACGCAGGTTCCTCGCGGGGGTGTGCTGATTGTGCGTGTTCTGGAAGGTCGCATCGGCAACTATACGATTGAGCACGAATCCCGTAGCACGCCGACTCGCCTGATCGCTGCGCATATGCGCCGCTTGATGCAGGAAACTCCAACGCACAAGAGTTCGATCGAGCGTACGCTCTCGCTATTGCGGGATATTCCCGGACAAACGATCGAAGCCAAACTCAAATCCGCTGGCCGTCCGGGTGAAGTGACCATGACGTTGAACGTACGCCGCAAACAGGTTGAGGTTACTCTCGACGTCAATAACAGCGGCGTGACCAATGTGACGAGTGGCGTTCAGTCGCAGCTTGGTATTGCAGTCAATGGCCTGATCCGTGAAGGGGATACGACCCGCTTTTCCGGCTATATCCCCTTCACGCCCGATCGCTATCAGTTCTACTCGGCGAGCCATGCCACGCCGCTTGGATCTAACGGCACAACATTGGCGGTCAATGGGGCCTATGTGCGGACGCGTACCCGATCGGCTGACATTCTCGGTGAAGCCAAGCAGGTTGGCCTTTCGCTCTCCCATCGCCTCATCCGGTCCTACCACAAGAATCTTGTAATCAGCGCGAGTCTCGATGGGACGAATAGCCAGCATTACTTTCTGGATACAGCTTTTGGCGGTTTTCGGACGCGTGCCATTCGAATTGGTGCGACCTGGTCGGCTGTCGGCAAGACCGGTGGCTATGGCGTTTCGGGCACGGTCAGCCAAGGGCTGGACGCGCTCGGCGCGAAGGAAATCGCCGGATTTTCCGAAGCGAAGTTTCGCAAGGTCAACATCCAGCTCACGGCGGTAAAAGACCTGGGTTCGGGCCTTTCCGGTAAGGTTACGAGTCGCGCTCAATATACGCAGGACAAATTGCCAACGACCGAGCGCTTTTCGCTTGGCGGGGAGGGCGCGGGTATGGCTTACCGGGTCGGGACGATCACTGCCGACAAGGCTATTGCCGCCGGACTCGAAGTCGGTTGGAAGTTGAAATCAGGTAAAGGCCTCTTCAACAACTTCCAGATCTTCGCTTATACGGACGGTGCATTGGGAAAATCAAGCAGTCGTCAAAGTATTGGTATTGCTTCGAAGAAATATTCTCTTGCGTCGGCGGGCGGCGGTATTCGTATTTCTCCGATAAAAGGTTGGACCGCCCAGGTGCAGATTGCAGTTCCTGTCAAGAGTCCGCGTGACTTCTATGAGAAGAAGCCGCGTTTCTTTTTCAGCGTAACCCGCCGGGTCTGA
- a CDS encoding replication protein RepA, whose amino-acid sequence MSGDTSKPIGHQYALAMLDGGEDRVRSLAKTAGTQLTMDAFLRVQDEEPVPAFLHSALCAMSLPTKRPKDETQPILREDGKYALAINPRPVLQTVDGKPVLRSLGVPYGAYPRVALIYLLSQAVTKRSRDVYLGRNFTEWMRRLGYQTVSYGPRGTANRMREQVDRLLACEWQIRWDGTDAGDNAFAVRDVKISNEYAGSLEKNGAFAREIRMSEAFYSHLIEHAVPLNEIAIRELKGTPTALDLYTYLAYRLPRITSDRGQTISWDQLARHLGNSADSKRFRQTVRETMQLVSAVYPNANVDLSGRKVVLNPSPAPLERKLVGPHLRLVGAAAAEKAPRSSVSLERKFRRETPQLTEELRAFPEGSLSFGTREAAFRKIGLEKGQPWSVDTMADAFRAGFPGIGKLRTDTEWLRVWEAFVVSYAKRRSQDGAE is encoded by the coding sequence ATGAGCGGGGATACGAGCAAACCGATCGGGCACCAATATGCTCTGGCCATGCTGGATGGCGGGGAAGATCGTGTCCGCTCGCTGGCCAAGACAGCCGGCACGCAGCTCACCATGGATGCCTTCCTGCGCGTTCAGGACGAGGAACCGGTCCCTGCGTTTCTTCACTCCGCGCTTTGCGCGATGTCCTTGCCGACCAAACGGCCCAAGGATGAAACGCAGCCGATCCTGCGCGAAGACGGAAAGTATGCCCTGGCCATCAATCCGCGGCCTGTCCTGCAGACCGTCGATGGCAAGCCCGTGCTGAGGAGCCTTGGCGTTCCATACGGGGCTTATCCACGCGTTGCGCTCATCTACCTGCTTTCGCAGGCTGTCACTAAGCGCTCACGCGACGTCTATCTAGGGCGAAACTTTACCGAATGGATGCGCCGGCTTGGCTATCAGACGGTATCCTACGGCCCGCGCGGCACCGCGAACCGCATGCGCGAGCAGGTTGACCGCTTGCTCGCCTGCGAATGGCAGATCCGCTGGGATGGCACGGATGCAGGCGACAATGCCTTCGCCGTGCGCGATGTTAAGATTTCCAACGAATATGCAGGCTCGCTCGAGAAGAACGGCGCATTTGCACGTGAGATCCGCATGTCGGAGGCGTTCTACAGCCATCTGATCGAACACGCCGTGCCTTTGAACGAAATTGCGATCCGCGAATTGAAGGGCACGCCCACCGCGCTCGATCTTTATACCTATCTCGCTTACCGCCTGCCGCGCATTACCAGCGACAGGGGGCAGACGATCTCCTGGGACCAGCTCGCGCGACATCTTGGCAACAGCGCGGATTCGAAAAGGTTCCGCCAGACCGTGCGCGAGACGATGCAGCTGGTTTCGGCCGTTTATCCGAACGCGAATGTCGACCTTTCCGGTCGCAAGGTCGTTCTTAACCCGTCTCCGGCACCGCTCGAACGCAAGCTGGTCGGCCCGCATCTGCGGCTGGTCGGGGCTGCTGCAGCTGAAAAGGCACCGAGATCATCGGTTTCCCTGGAGCGCAAGTTTCGCCGTGAAACACCGCAACTGACCGAAGAACTCCGAGCCTTTCCGGAAGGCAGCCTCAGCTTCGGCACGCGCGAAGCCGCCTTTCGCAAGATAGGCCTCGAAAAAGGCCAGCCCTGGTCAGTCGACACGATGGCAGACGCCTTCCGCGCCGGCTTTCCCGGAATCGGCAAGCTGCGCACCGACACCGAATGGCTGCGCGTATGGGAAGCCTTCGTCGTCAGTTATGCCAAGCGCCGGTCGCAGGATGGGGCCGAATGA
- a CDS encoding AAA family ATPase yields the protein MATHPSLEIQPDDLTNDGLGLLHRKALTILKRIRDGALDPETGHKVGPSFPISKAASLVGRTASAIREAERDGRLPPRDRTASGHRVQYTLQELDHMREVFGTRPWREPTDTPAIISVSNFKGGVGKSTIALHLAQHFAIRGYRVLFIDCDSQASSTMMFGYRPDVDLGEDDTLYGHFHNPELLGVRSIIRKTHFFGLDLIPANLKLYNLEYEIAGYLAQHQSFDIIDLIAQAIDSVVDDYDIVIMDPPPALGMVSMAVLQAANAMVIPMPPSVIDFASTVSFIDMARTTMHQLEKLGGRVKPAYNFIRLVGSRVDESKSMHREILSMMRQVFGGSMINSVLKTSAEIDNASSRMKTVFELDRPVTSHEVHNRCVKFLGDVCHDIEQDVLRSWESRAEQVS from the coding sequence ATGGCGACACATCCCAGTCTTGAAATTCAGCCTGACGACCTGACCAATGATGGCCTTGGCCTGCTGCATAGGAAAGCCCTGACGATCCTTAAAAGGATCAGGGACGGCGCTCTTGATCCGGAAACCGGTCACAAGGTCGGGCCCTCCTTTCCCATTTCAAAGGCAGCCTCGCTCGTGGGCCGAACGGCTTCGGCCATTCGCGAGGCTGAGCGAGATGGGAGGTTGCCGCCCCGCGACCGGACAGCTTCGGGCCACCGGGTGCAATATACCCTGCAGGAACTCGATCACATGCGCGAGGTCTTCGGGACGCGGCCCTGGCGCGAGCCGACCGACACGCCGGCGATCATCTCGGTTTCGAACTTCAAGGGCGGTGTCGGCAAATCGACGATTGCCCTGCACCTTGCCCAACACTTCGCCATTCGCGGCTATCGCGTCCTGTTCATCGACTGCGACAGCCAGGCAAGTTCGACAATGATGTTCGGCTATCGCCCCGACGTCGATCTTGGCGAGGACGACACTTTATATGGGCACTTCCATAATCCGGAACTGCTGGGCGTGCGTTCGATTATCCGCAAGACGCACTTCTTCGGGCTCGACCTGATTCCTGCCAATCTCAAGCTCTACAATCTGGAGTACGAGATTGCGGGCTACCTTGCGCAGCACCAGAGCTTTGACATCATCGATCTCATTGCCCAGGCGATCGACAGTGTCGTCGATGACTATGACATCGTCATCATGGATCCGCCACCGGCGCTGGGCATGGTTTCCATGGCCGTGCTGCAGGCGGCCAACGCGATGGTCATTCCGATGCCGCCGAGCGTCATCGACTTCGCCTCGACAGTCTCGTTCATCGACATGGCGCGCACGACGATGCACCAGCTCGAGAAGCTGGGCGGCAGGGTCAAACCGGCCTATAATTTCATTCGTCTGGTCGGCAGCCGCGTCGATGAAAGCAAGTCGATGCACCGTGAGATCCTGTCGATGATGCGGCAGGTGTTCGGCGGCTCTATGATCAATTCCGTGCTCAAGACGAGCGCCGAAATCGATAACGCCAGCTCCCGGATGAAGACGGTGTTCGAGCTGGATCGGCCGGTGACTTCGCATGAAGTGCACAACCGCTGCGTCAAGTTTCTCGGCGATGTCTGCCATGACATCGAGCAGGATGTCCTGCGCTCATGGGAGAGCCGGGCGGAGCAGGTTTCGTGA
- a CDS encoding ParB/RepB/Spo0J family partition protein, producing MAKGNRGFGSSLTEGLDDSELDVSAPAESIMASRSQTLARLASGKVVTDRTEWVDPARCRPWRLHNRDIDHLNEETCRDLIDAFLSAKKQRIPAIVRKLHEDPEYDYEIIAGVRRWWTVQWLREHHHPEYEYLVTIQHVSDEEAFRVSDIENRSRKDISDWERANEYLRALGEFYDGSQSEMAEHLKISRSWLTRLLDVARLPSEIVNVFPDTHDITVRVARDLKPLTGDQRALGLMVAEGKAIIAEREDLGVKLTGPEVAKRLVKATVATSKKSAQEELIKTRKGKPMLRYSRPARGGLNLKVLPRSGATADEVLEAIRGLLDA from the coding sequence ATGGCTAAAGGCAATCGCGGCTTCGGAAGCAGCCTCACCGAAGGCTTGGACGACAGCGAACTGGACGTTTCGGCACCGGCTGAAAGCATCATGGCCAGCCGTAGCCAGACCCTTGCCCGCCTCGCTTCGGGCAAGGTCGTGACCGATCGTACCGAGTGGGTCGACCCGGCGCGCTGCAGACCCTGGCGCCTCCACAATCGCGACATCGATCACCTCAACGAGGAAACCTGTCGCGACCTTATCGATGCGTTTCTCTCCGCCAAGAAGCAGCGCATCCCGGCCATCGTCCGCAAGCTCCACGAAGACCCGGAGTATGACTACGAGATTATCGCCGGTGTGCGTCGCTGGTGGACGGTGCAGTGGCTGCGCGAACATCACCACCCCGAGTACGAGTACCTTGTCACCATCCAGCACGTCTCCGATGAGGAGGCCTTCCGGGTCTCCGATATCGAGAACCGGTCGCGCAAGGACATCTCCGATTGGGAGCGCGCGAATGAGTATCTGCGCGCACTCGGCGAATTCTATGACGGGTCGCAGAGTGAGATGGCCGAGCATCTCAAGATTTCCCGATCGTGGTTGACGCGCTTGCTCGACGTGGCGCGCCTGCCGAGCGAGATCGTGAACGTCTTTCCCGACACGCATGACATTACGGTGCGGGTTGCGCGTGACCTCAAGCCGCTCACCGGCGATCAGCGCGCGCTGGGTCTCATGGTCGCGGAAGGTAAGGCCATCATCGCCGAACGCGAGGACCTCGGCGTGAAGCTGACCGGTCCCGAAGTCGCCAAGCGATTGGTGAAGGCGACTGTTGCGACGTCGAAGAAGTCTGCGCAGGAGGAACTGATCAAGACGCGCAAGGGTAAGCCCATGCTGCGCTACTCTCGTCCGGCACGAGGCGGGCTCAATCTCAAGGTGCTGCCGAGATCGGGAGCGACGGCAGATGAAGTGCTCGAGGCCATTCGGGGACTTCTGGACGCCTGA
- a CDS encoding LysR family transcriptional regulator has translation MLDRYLLRYFLAVVDQGNFSRAAGHCNVSQPTLSVGIAKLERILGHALFVRSNQRVELTDAGSRLLAHARRIEREFNLAQQAMEPASALPSLRLGVLSTIPARAIASAIATARPQEAYRFELVFGSERELTGQLAKGRIDLALALVERGADRFLERSILSEGYALAMAQGHPLARAETIEAGQLVHEVMIVRRHCEALSDISRHFTERGVRPHFSLRSTNDERVLEMVAAGLGLTVMPDCYAHDGVARPRLAGFPDKRTIGWMAAHHAEHLLAAPGEIIVTIESELRALREKAAG, from the coding sequence GTGCTGGATCGCTACCTGCTTCGCTATTTCCTCGCCGTCGTCGACCAGGGTAATTTCTCCCGTGCGGCCGGCCATTGCAATGTTTCCCAACCGACACTGTCCGTCGGCATCGCAAAGCTCGAAAGAATTCTCGGTCACGCGCTTTTCGTGCGCTCGAACCAACGCGTGGAACTTACCGACGCCGGATCGCGCCTGCTGGCACATGCCAGGCGGATCGAGCGGGAGTTCAACCTTGCACAGCAGGCGATGGAACCGGCCAGCGCCCTGCCCTCGCTCCGGCTCGGCGTCCTGTCGACCATCCCGGCCCGCGCCATCGCCAGCGCCATCGCCACGGCCCGGCCGCAGGAGGCATATCGTTTCGAACTCGTGTTCGGCAGCGAAAGGGAATTGACCGGCCAGCTTGCCAAAGGCCGCATCGACCTGGCGCTGGCGCTGGTCGAAAGAGGCGCCGACCGCTTCCTTGAACGCAGTATCCTGTCCGAAGGCTATGCGCTGGCCATGGCGCAAGGCCATCCCCTCGCCCGAGCGGAGACCATCGAGGCGGGACAGCTTGTCCATGAAGTGATGATTGTGCGCCGCCATTGCGAGGCCTTGTCCGACATCAGCCGGCATTTCACCGAGCGCGGGGTCAGGCCGCACTTCTCCCTGCGCTCGACCAATGACGAGCGGGTTCTCGAGATGGTGGCGGCGGGACTTGGGCTCACCGTCATGCCGGATTGCTATGCCCACGATGGCGTCGCTCGCCCCCGCCTTGCCGGGTTTCCCGACAAGCGGACGATCGGCTGGATGGCGGCTCACCACGCGGAGCATCTGCTGGCAGCCCCCGGGGAGATTATCGTGACCATCGAGTCGGAATTGCGCGCGCTGCGGGAGAAGGCAGCAGGTTGA